The following proteins are co-located in the Haloplanus sp. HW8-1 genome:
- the gcvPA gene encoding aminomethyl-transferring glycine dehydrogenase subunit GcvPA has translation MPYVTHSEAERSEMLDAVGVADPDDLFDIPDSVRFDDDYGIEAHSERETRAAVGDILDESADLTEFLGGGHYDHYVPSVVDQLSLRGEFLTSYTQYQPEIAQGFLQALFEFQSLVVELTGLGVANCSMYDRATALGEAALLADRVRATDGDRVLVPDDLPDRVRSVLDNYTDGPDIAVDTYPTSGGTVDVDGLADRIDGTTSMVYAATPNARGVLETELDAVGDLAEDHDALFCVGSDAVALSVLEPPAAYGADVVVGDASVLGLPTTYGMGLGLFACREEFLRQVPGRLVGAGEDGADNRAYTLTLQTREQHIRRERATSNICTNQAWLALRAAIHATWLGPDGLVDLAEECVTGIADACERIDALDGFEAPVYDGHHFREALVETDAPADVVDHCRHAGIALRTVEDGGEERLAVCVTDTNRDRVDDLIDALDGYGGGA, from the coding sequence ATGCCGTACGTGACGCACTCCGAGGCGGAACGGTCGGAGATGCTGGACGCCGTCGGGGTAGCGGACCCCGACGATCTGTTCGACATCCCCGATTCGGTCCGGTTCGACGACGACTACGGGATCGAGGCACACTCGGAGCGAGAGACGCGGGCAGCCGTCGGGGATATCCTCGACGAGTCGGCCGACCTCACCGAGTTTCTCGGCGGCGGCCACTACGACCACTACGTGCCCTCGGTGGTCGATCAGCTCTCACTCCGCGGGGAGTTCCTGACGAGTTACACGCAGTACCAGCCCGAAATCGCGCAGGGCTTTCTCCAGGCGCTCTTCGAGTTCCAGTCGCTCGTCGTCGAACTGACGGGGCTGGGCGTCGCCAACTGTTCGATGTACGACCGTGCGACGGCCCTCGGCGAGGCGGCCCTGCTCGCGGACCGAGTACGGGCGACGGACGGCGACCGGGTGCTCGTCCCGGACGACCTGCCTGACCGGGTCCGGTCGGTGCTCGACAACTACACCGACGGCCCCGACATCGCCGTCGACACCTATCCGACGAGCGGTGGAACGGTCGACGTGGACGGCCTCGCCGACCGGATCGACGGGACCACCTCGATGGTGTACGCGGCGACGCCGAACGCGCGGGGGGTCCTCGAAACGGAACTCGACGCGGTCGGTGACCTAGCCGAGGACCACGACGCGCTGTTCTGTGTCGGGTCGGACGCCGTCGCGCTGTCGGTGTTGGAGCCCCCGGCGGCGTACGGCGCGGACGTGGTGGTCGGCGACGCGAGCGTGCTAGGGCTGCCGACGACCTACGGGATGGGGCTCGGCCTCTTTGCCTGCCGCGAGGAGTTCCTTCGGCAGGTGCCCGGCCGCCTCGTCGGCGCGGGCGAGGACGGCGCGGACAACCGGGCGTACACGCTGACCCTGCAGACCCGCGAACAGCACATCCGTCGGGAGCGGGCCACCTCGAACATCTGCACCAATCAGGCGTGGCTGGCGCTCCGGGCGGCCATCCACGCAACGTGGCTCGGCCCCGACGGCCTCGTCGACCTGGCCGAGGAGTGCGTGACCGGCATCGCCGATGCCTGCGAGCGGATCGACGCCCTCGACGGCTTCGAGGCGCCCGTCTACGACGGCCACCACTTCCGCGAGGCGCTGGTCGAGACGGACGCCCCGGCCGACGTGGTCGATCACTGCCGGCACGCGGGCATCGCGCTCCGGACCGTCGAGGACGGCGGCGAGGAGCGACTCGCGGTCTGTGTGACCGACACCAACCGCGACCGGGTGGACGATCTGATCGACGCCCTCGACGGCTACGGAGGTGGCGCATGA
- a CDS encoding iron-containing alcohol dehydrogenase family protein yields the protein MIDDIQMWNVPNRILFGWGATAEIGTYLDEFDAEHPLIVTDEGVRAAGVLDPVLDTVTASGRDYDVYDGVQPDPTDTVVHEAAAAYDAADADLMLGVGGGSSIDTAKAASILATNDGHILEFEGSGNVPNPTPPTVFVPTTAGTGSEVGHWTIVKDSETSIKEEIGDVKLLADLALIDPELTASAPAPVKAATGMDVLTHAIEAYVSIKAQSGTSALALDAVETVGEHLPRAVEYRGGDREALSKMARASSQAGMAFNGAGLGAVHALSHQIGGAFGVPHGLANAILLPYVMEYNRPQVPEKLVRVASALGEDVDPSKPARTEATKAGRAVRHLAADVRIPETLAETAAEREAIPRLAEQATRDGSLTGNPRTTDADDLAGILERAFDGAFETAGGPT from the coding sequence ATGATAGACGACATACAGATGTGGAACGTCCCGAACCGGATACTCTTCGGGTGGGGCGCCACGGCGGAGATCGGAACGTATCTCGACGAGTTCGACGCCGAGCACCCCCTGATCGTCACGGACGAGGGAGTCCGTGCCGCGGGGGTCCTCGACCCAGTGCTCGACACCGTCACGGCGTCGGGGCGTGACTACGACGTCTACGACGGCGTCCAGCCCGATCCGACGGACACGGTGGTCCATGAGGCGGCGGCGGCCTACGACGCGGCCGACGCCGATCTGATGCTCGGCGTGGGCGGGGGGTCCTCCATCGACACCGCGAAGGCGGCGAGCATCCTCGCCACCAACGACGGCCACATCCTGGAGTTCGAGGGGAGCGGCAACGTGCCGAACCCGACGCCGCCGACAGTGTTCGTACCCACGACCGCGGGAACCGGGAGCGAGGTCGGTCACTGGACCATCGTGAAGGATTCGGAGACCTCGATCAAAGAGGAGATCGGGGACGTGAAGCTACTCGCGGATCTGGCGCTGATCGACCCAGAACTGACCGCGAGCGCGCCGGCACCGGTGAAGGCCGCGACCGGCATGGACGTGTTGACCCACGCCATCGAGGCGTACGTCTCGATCAAGGCCCAGAGCGGCACCTCGGCGCTCGCACTCGACGCGGTGGAGACGGTGGGCGAGCACCTGCCACGCGCCGTAGAGTACCGGGGCGGCGACCGAGAGGCACTGTCGAAGATGGCACGGGCGAGTTCGCAGGCAGGCATGGCCTTCAACGGGGCGGGACTCGGCGCCGTCCACGCCCTCTCTCATCAGATCGGCGGCGCCTTCGGCGTGCCCCACGGCCTCGCGAACGCTATCCTCCTGCCGTACGTGATGGAGTACAACCGTCCGCAGGTTCCGGAGAAACTGGTGAGGGTGGCGTCGGCTCTCGGCGAGGACGTGGATCCGTCGAAGCCGGCGCGCACCGAGGCGACGAAGGCGGGGCGGGCGGTGCGGCATCTGGCGGCCGACGTCCGCATCCCGGAGACGCTCGCCGAGACGGCGGCCGAGCGAGAGGCGATCCCCCGGCTCGCGGAGCAGGCGACACGGGACGGGAGCCTCACGGGCAACCCCCGGACGACCGACGCCGACGACCTGGCGGGGATCCTCGAACGCGCGTTCGACGGGGCGTTCGAAACGGCGGGAGGGCCCACATGA
- a CDS encoding M81 family metallopeptidase — protein sequence MSHTVLLGQIEHETNTFSSLPTGMTAFADASLHYGDAVVEDLAGTNTAIGGFLRVADEADWDVVPTVAADATPGGRVTADARETLLEAVLAGIETTDPDGVLLALHGAMVTEAAPDGDGYILERVRRAVGADVPVMASLDLHANVSDRMIRHADGLFGYDTYPHVDIGGTGETAARAMAATLAGDLDPEVVGERAPLLPPLPALRTAEEPMRSLLVAAADAEDEAVPDVSVFGGFAHADVDHAGVSVVGVADRSHAEDTRETCRALADEAYERRGTFDRDYTSVAAAAAEAADWDADDPLLLADISDNPGGGSAQDGTVLLAALLEAGVEDAAVATIYDPAAVDAAVAAGVGEEVSVSLGGRSGENGDPLDVTGRVRLLSDGTYRNRGPMSTGLQVSFGRTARIEVDWIDVLVCSHRQQPYDPEAFRSQGITPEEARILVLKSTVHYRAGFDPLVGAISEVATPGLCRPDLSAFEYEHVPRPIYPLDDGV from the coding sequence GTGAGCCACACGGTCCTGCTCGGACAGATCGAACACGAGACGAACACGTTCTCGTCGCTCCCGACAGGGATGACGGCGTTCGCGGACGCCTCGCTCCACTACGGCGACGCGGTCGTCGAGGACCTTGCGGGAACGAACACCGCCATCGGTGGATTCCTCCGGGTCGCCGACGAGGCGGACTGGGACGTGGTGCCGACCGTCGCCGCGGACGCGACGCCGGGGGGACGGGTCACCGCGGACGCTCGCGAGACGCTACTGGAGGCGGTGCTGGCAGGTATCGAGACGACGGATCCGGACGGCGTCCTCCTCGCACTCCACGGTGCAATGGTCACCGAAGCGGCGCCGGACGGGGACGGATATATCCTCGAACGCGTCCGACGTGCCGTGGGTGCGGATGTGCCCGTGATGGCGTCGCTCGACCTCCACGCCAACGTCTCGGACCGGATGATCAGACACGCCGACGGCCTCTTCGGCTACGACACCTACCCTCACGTCGACATCGGGGGGACGGGCGAGACGGCAGCGCGGGCGATGGCGGCGACGCTCGCCGGCGACCTCGATCCCGAGGTGGTGGGCGAACGGGCGCCGCTCCTCCCGCCCCTGCCGGCACTGCGGACCGCGGAGGAACCCATGCGGTCGTTGCTCGTGGCGGCGGCCGACGCCGAGGACGAGGCAGTGCCGGACGTCTCCGTCTTCGGCGGGTTCGCCCACGCCGACGTGGACCACGCCGGCGTCTCGGTGGTTGGCGTCGCGGACCGGAGCCACGCCGAGGACACGCGGGAAACCTGCCGTGCGCTCGCCGACGAGGCGTACGAGCGTCGAGGGACGTTCGACCGCGACTACACGAGCGTCGCGGCTGCGGCCGCGGAAGCGGCGGACTGGGACGCCGACGACCCTCTGTTGCTGGCGGATATCTCGGACAACCCGGGCGGCGGCAGCGCACAGGACGGTACGGTCCTCCTCGCGGCGTTGCTGGAGGCAGGCGTCGAGGACGCGGCGGTGGCGACGATATACGATCCCGCGGCCGTCGACGCGGCGGTCGCGGCGGGCGTCGGCGAGGAGGTGTCGGTGTCGCTGGGCGGTCGAAGCGGGGAGAACGGCGACCCTCTCGACGTGACCGGGCGCGTGCGCCTGCTCTCGGACGGGACCTACCGCAACCGGGGGCCGATGTCGACCGGCCTGCAGGTGTCGTTCGGGCGGACGGCACGCATCGAAGTCGACTGGATCGACGTCCTCGTCTGCTCTCACCGGCAACAGCCGTACGACCCGGAGGCGTTCCGGAGTCAAGGGATCACACCGGAGGAAGCGCGGATACTCGTCCTCAAGAGCACGGTCCACTACCGCGCGGGGTTCGATCCCCTGGTCGGGGCGATCAGCGAGGTGGCGACCCCGGGACTGTGTCGTCCGGACCTCTCGGCGTTCGAGTACGAACACGTGCCACGACCCATCTATCCGCTGGACGACGGCGTGTAG
- a CDS encoding glutamine synthetase family protein: MTSDEYERVRLIWTDLNGVARGISLPAGEFETAVEEGVGFANGVAELTLEPGLLDDPRYGAKAGDMLARADPDSLREVAWADDTAAVFTDLTNVDGTPFDLCSRGALRRVIEDLRTERFAPLVGVEAEFSTLVPDGDGGWEPSNTRCSYDMDALDMAADVTREWETAMEAAGASVLGVHQESQPGQFEVNVEYDDALTTADTLVFFRHAAKAIARDREMKASFMPRPYSGEDANGLHFHLSLWDTALETNLFASDTGDLQFPAGKHPDDESGLSETARHFIGGLLDHMQALTTICAPTVNSYRRLLPGIWAPVNVAWGPDNRSTVLRVPPELGPATRIEHRVPDSACNPYLGLAATLAAGLDGIRRETDPGEPTLANAYEENHAAS; encoded by the coding sequence ATGACTTCCGACGAGTACGAACGGGTTCGACTGATCTGGACGGACCTGAACGGCGTCGCTCGCGGCATCTCCCTGCCCGCCGGCGAGTTCGAGACGGCCGTCGAGGAGGGGGTCGGCTTCGCCAACGGCGTCGCGGAACTGACCCTCGAACCGGGGCTGCTCGACGATCCACGATACGGTGCCAAGGCGGGCGACATGCTGGCCCGTGCCGACCCCGACTCGCTCCGCGAGGTGGCTTGGGCCGACGACACCGCCGCCGTCTTCACCGACCTCACGAACGTCGACGGGACGCCCTTCGACCTCTGTTCGCGCGGGGCGCTGCGGCGTGTGATCGAGGACCTGCGGACCGAGAGGTTCGCCCCGCTGGTCGGCGTCGAGGCCGAATTCTCCACGCTCGTCCCCGACGGCGACGGGGGATGGGAGCCCTCAAACACCCGGTGTTCTTACGATATGGACGCGCTGGATATGGCCGCGGACGTCACTCGGGAGTGGGAGACGGCGATGGAGGCGGCCGGCGCGTCGGTACTCGGCGTCCACCAGGAGTCTCAGCCGGGACAGTTCGAGGTGAACGTCGAGTACGACGACGCCCTCACGACGGCGGACACCCTCGTGTTCTTCCGGCACGCCGCGAAGGCCATCGCCCGCGACCGGGAGATGAAAGCCTCGTTCATGCCCCGTCCGTACTCGGGCGAGGACGCAAACGGCCTCCACTTCCATCTCAGCCTCTGGGATACGGCGCTGGAGACGAACCTGTTTGCCAGCGACACGGGCGACCTGCAGTTCCCGGCCGGCAAACATCCAGACGACGAGTCCGGACTCTCCGAGACCGCCCGTCATTTCATCGGCGGTCTGCTCGATCACATGCAGGCCCTGACGACCATCTGCGCGCCGACGGTCAACTCCTACCGACGACTCCTGCCCGGCATCTGGGCCCCCGTCAACGTCGCCTGGGGCCCGGACAACCGCTCGACAGTGTTACGGGTTCCGCCGGAACTCGGACCGGCGACCCGGATCGAACACCGGGTCCCCGACTCGGCGTGTAACCCGTATCTCGGCCTCGCGGCGACGCTCGCGGCCGGTCTCGACGGGATTCGTCGGGAGACCGACCCCGGCGAGCCGACGCTCGCGAACGCCTACGAGGAGAACCACGCCGCGTCGTAG
- the ilvA gene encoding threonine ammonia-lyase has product MTDTVTFADIEAAQERFDDPDIVRRTPVETNRSLSEMSGADVHLKMEHLQRTGSFKTRGAYNKLKGEAERGNDDHVVAASAGNHAQGVALAATTVGLESTIVMPENAPQAKVDATRSYGATVELHGANFGEAMSYAQSLAEEPGHLFVHAYDDPAIVAGQGTLGLEIHEQVPDVDTVIVPIGGGGLIGGISTALSALDEDVRVVGVQADLAATVPDSLQKGVPIDEEAPKTIADGIATGSVSELTLGLIESHVDEVVTVSDDEIARSILIVLERAKQLIEGAGAASVAALLSDEVDVAGETVVPLLCGGNIDMSMLQTVLTHALTDRSQLLRLQIRIRDQPGEMGRISSIIGDRGANIRTVRHDRAVGDLEVGDAYLVFQVVTSGESHATNVMGAIEDAGYEVERVN; this is encoded by the coding sequence ATGACTGATACGGTCACCTTCGCGGATATCGAGGCCGCCCAGGAGCGGTTCGACGACCCCGACATCGTCAGACGGACGCCGGTCGAGACGAACCGCTCGCTCTCCGAGATGTCCGGCGCGGACGTGCACCTGAAGATGGAACATCTCCAGCGGACGGGATCGTTCAAGACGCGAGGCGCGTACAACAAACTGAAAGGGGAGGCCGAACGGGGCAACGACGACCACGTCGTCGCAGCGAGCGCAGGCAACCACGCCCAGGGGGTCGCGCTGGCGGCGACAACGGTCGGCCTCGAATCGACCATCGTCATGCCGGAGAACGCGCCCCAGGCGAAGGTGGACGCGACGCGAAGCTACGGCGCGACGGTGGAACTCCACGGCGCGAACTTCGGCGAGGCGATGTCGTACGCGCAGTCGTTGGCCGAGGAACCGGGACACCTGTTCGTCCACGCGTACGACGACCCCGCCATCGTCGCCGGACAGGGGACGTTGGGGCTGGAGATCCACGAGCAGGTTCCGGACGTGGACACCGTCATCGTCCCCATCGGGGGCGGGGGCCTGATCGGCGGCATCAGCACGGCACTGTCCGCGCTCGACGAGGACGTGCGGGTGGTCGGCGTCCAGGCGGATCTAGCGGCAACGGTGCCGGACAGCCTCCAGAAGGGGGTGCCGATCGACGAGGAGGCACCCAAAACCATCGCGGACGGCATCGCCACGGGGAGCGTCTCGGAGTTGACGCTCGGCCTGATCGAGTCACACGTCGACGAGGTCGTGACGGTGAGCGACGACGAAATCGCACGGAGTATCCTCATCGTACTGGAGCGCGCGAAGCAACTGATCGAGGGGGCGGGCGCGGCGTCGGTCGCGGCGCTGTTGAGCGACGAGGTGGACGTCGCGGGCGAGACGGTCGTCCCCCTGCTCTGTGGCGGCAACATCGACATGTCGATGCTCCAGACGGTGTTGACCCACGCCCTGACCGACCGCAGTCAACTGCTCCGCCTACAGATCCGCATCCGCGACCAGCCCGGCGAGATGGGCCGGATTTCGAGCATCATCGGCGACAGGGGGGCGAACATCCGAACGGTGCGTCACGATCGGGCGGTCGGCGACCTCGAAGTCGGGGACGCCTACCTCGTCTTCCAGGTGGTCACGAGCGGCGAGAGCCACGCCACGAACGTGATGGGCGCAATCGAGGACGCCGGCTACGAGGTCGAACGCGTGAACTGA
- a CDS encoding dihydrolipoamide acetyltransferase family protein — translation MTVETFALPDVGEGVAEGELVRWLVEPGERIAEDQPLAEVETDKAVVDLPSPYAGTVTERHVTEGEMVPVGTVIVSIEVDGERGESDGERSEREGTATAESGTDTTAGHGRVFAPPSVRRLARELGVDPGRVEGSGPGGRLTAADVRAAAEAADEPPTPRSVDAAATAATETSAEATDGSDREDRREAAVDRAGGEAERERTLAAPATRRLADELGVDLDAVPTDRARDGVPFVTPGAVREFAERGREAADDRDGGTETGREPAAATADGPHPGDRLPYRGVRRAIGERMERSKYTAPHVTHTDEVDVTALVETKADLEPYAAEAGVDLTYLPFVLRAVARALADFPQVNAELDEDAEEIVCHDDYHLGVATATDAGLMVPVIEDVDEKGILDLADETARKAARARDRSITREEMQGGTFTVTNVGVIGGEYATPIVNYPEVAILALGRIEERPRVVDGDVVARHTLPLSLSVDHRVVDGAVAARFTNRVMELLASPARLLVE, via the coding sequence ATGACCGTCGAGACGTTCGCTCTTCCGGACGTGGGCGAAGGGGTCGCCGAGGGCGAACTCGTCCGGTGGCTAGTCGAACCGGGCGAGCGGATCGCCGAGGACCAACCACTTGCCGAGGTGGAGACGGACAAGGCGGTCGTCGATCTCCCGTCGCCGTACGCAGGGACGGTGACCGAACGCCACGTCACGGAAGGGGAGATGGTTCCGGTGGGGACGGTCATCGTCTCGATCGAGGTGGACGGCGAGCGAGGGGAAAGCGATGGAGAACGAAGCGAGCGGGAGGGGACAGCCACCGCGGAGTCCGGGACCGACACGACCGCCGGCCACGGCCGCGTCTTCGCGCCCCCGAGCGTCCGCCGACTGGCGCGCGAACTCGGCGTCGACCCCGGGCGCGTCGAGGGGTCGGGACCGGGCGGCCGCCTCACCGCCGCCGACGTTCGCGCGGCCGCGGAGGCGGCCGACGAACCGCCGACCCCCCGGTCGGTCGACGCCGCGGCGACGGCCGCGACGGAGACGTCGGCCGAGGCGACCGACGGGAGCGACCGGGAGGATCGTCGGGAGGCGGCGGTCGACCGCGCGGGCGGGGAGGCGGAGCGGGAACGGACCCTCGCGGCGCCGGCCACCCGCCGTCTCGCCGACGAACTCGGCGTCGACCTCGACGCGGTGCCGACAGATCGGGCCCGTGACGGCGTGCCGTTCGTCACGCCTGGTGCGGTCAGGGAGTTCGCGGAGCGAGGACGGGAGGCGGCGGACGACCGGGACGGCGGGACCGAGACGGGACGGGAGCCCGCAGCGGCGACTGCCGACGGCCCCCACCCGGGCGATCGGCTCCCCTACCGCGGGGTTCGTCGCGCCATCGGCGAGCGGATGGAGCGCTCGAAGTACACGGCGCCACACGTCACGCACACGGACGAGGTCGACGTGACGGCGCTGGTCGAGACGAAGGCCGATCTCGAACCGTACGCCGCCGAGGCGGGCGTCGACCTCACCTATCTCCCGTTCGTGTTGCGAGCGGTCGCTCGGGCGCTCGCGGACTTCCCGCAGGTCAACGCCGAACTCGACGAGGACGCCGAGGAGATCGTCTGTCACGACGACTACCACCTCGGCGTGGCGACGGCGACGGACGCGGGCCTCATGGTGCCGGTGATCGAGGACGTCGACGAGAAAGGGATTCTCGACCTCGCCGACGAGACGGCACGGAAGGCGGCCCGGGCGCGCGACCGAAGCATCACCCGCGAGGAGATGCAGGGGGGGACGTTCACCGTCACGAACGTCGGAGTGATCGGTGGCGAGTACGCGACGCCGATCGTCAACTATCCCGAGGTGGCGATCCTCGCGCTCGGACGGATCGAGGAACGGCCCCGCGTCGTCGACGGCGACGTGGTCGCTCGGCACACCCTGCCGTTGTCGCTGTCGGTAGATCATCGCGTCGTCGACGGGGCGGTCGCAGCGCGGTTCACCAACCGGGTGATGGAACTGCTCGCGAGTCCGGCACGACTTCTGGTTGAGTGA
- a CDS encoding alpha-ketoacid dehydrogenase subunit beta, which produces MSTDTRNLTLVQAVRDGLEIEMHRDEDVIVLGEDVGKNGGVFRATEGLYEEFGKDRVIDTPLAESGIIGTSIGMAAYGLRPVPEIQFMGFIYPAFDQIVSHAARLRNRSRGRFTCPLVVRAPYGGGIRAPEHHSESKEAFFVHEPGLKVVIPSTPADTKGLLASAIRDPDPVIFLEPKLIYRAFREDVPAGDHTVPLGEAAVRREGSDVSVYTWGAMTRPTVEAAETLADEGIDCEVIDLRTLSPLDRETIVESFEKTGRAAVVHEAPKTGGLGGEITAILQEEALLYQEAPVKRIAGFDTPVPLYALEDYYLPSSTRIEEGIREAVEFP; this is translated from the coding sequence ATGAGCACGGACACACGGAACTTGACCCTGGTACAGGCGGTACGGGACGGTCTGGAGATCGAGATGCACCGCGACGAGGACGTGATCGTCCTCGGGGAGGACGTCGGGAAGAACGGCGGCGTCTTCCGGGCGACCGAGGGCCTCTACGAGGAGTTCGGAAAGGACCGCGTGATCGACACGCCGCTGGCGGAGTCGGGTATCATCGGCACCTCGATCGGCATGGCGGCGTACGGCCTCCGACCGGTCCCCGAGATCCAGTTCATGGGCTTCATCTACCCGGCGTTCGACCAGATCGTCAGCCACGCAGCCAGGCTCCGCAACCGGAGTCGCGGGCGGTTCACCTGCCCGCTGGTCGTCCGGGCGCCATACGGTGGCGGCATCCGCGCGCCGGAACACCACTCGGAGTCGAAGGAGGCCTTCTTCGTCCACGAACCGGGGCTGAAAGTCGTGATCCCGTCGACGCCGGCCGACACCAAGGGACTGCTCGCGTCGGCCATCCGCGACCCCGACCCCGTGATCTTCCTCGAACCCAAACTCATCTACCGTGCGTTCCGCGAGGACGTACCGGCGGGCGATCACACGGTCCCGCTTGGCGAGGCGGCCGTGCGCCGGGAGGGCAGCGACGTGTCCGTCTACACGTGGGGCGCGATGACCCGGCCGACGGTGGAGGCCGCCGAGACCCTCGCCGACGAGGGAATCGACTGCGAGGTGATCGACCTGCGGACGCTCTCGCCGCTCGACCGGGAGACCATCGTCGAGTCCTTCGAAAAGACGGGACGGGCGGCGGTGGTCCACGAGGCCCCGAAGACCGGTGGTCTGGGCGGCGAGATTACGGCCATCCTTCAGGAGGAGGCGCTGCTCTACCAGGAGGCACCGGTGAAACGGATCGCCGGATTCGACACGCCCGTCCCGCTGTATGCCCTCGAGGACTACTACCTCCCCTCGTCGACGCGCATCGAGGAGGGGATCAGGGAGGCCGTCGAGTTCCCATGA
- the pdhA gene encoding pyruvate dehydrogenase (acetyl-transferring) E1 component subunit alpha, which produces MTGGEGGHDALFDRAPDDRVRVLDESGALVGTPPDMSDAELVEIYRHMRLARHFDERAVTLQRQGRMGTYPPMAGQEAAQVGSAVVLDDEDWIVPSYREHAAVHVHGLSLSEILLYWMGHGAGGWGADANVFPAAVPIATQIPHTTGLAMASKLGGCGGEDGGVSGNRPQAGDAVACAYFGDGATSEGDFHEGLNMAGVFDVPAVFVCNNNGWAISVPRERQTASPTLAGKAAAYGIDGVQVDGMDPLATYRVMRAAVEKARDPDERPRPTLIEAVQYRFGAHTTADDPTVYRDESEVAAWRKRDPIPRLERFLRETGRLDDDRIDEIEADVRAQVAAAIERAEATARPDPETLFDDVYAVRTAELDRQRATMRRLRDRYGDDAFLRD; this is translated from the coding sequence GTGACCGGGGGAGAGGGAGGTCACGACGCCCTCTTCGATCGCGCCCCCGACGACCGCGTCCGGGTGCTGGACGAGTCGGGAGCACTCGTCGGCACCCCACCCGACATGAGCGACGCGGAACTGGTCGAGATCTACCGACACATGCGCCTCGCCCGCCACTTCGACGAGCGGGCGGTGACCCTCCAGCGACAGGGACGGATGGGGACCTACCCCCCGATGGCGGGCCAGGAGGCCGCTCAGGTCGGCAGTGCCGTCGTGCTCGACGACGAGGACTGGATCGTCCCCAGTTACCGCGAACACGCCGCGGTCCACGTCCACGGACTGTCGCTCTCGGAGATCCTGCTGTACTGGATGGGTCACGGAGCCGGCGGGTGGGGGGCGGACGCGAACGTCTTCCCGGCCGCGGTACCCATCGCGACCCAGATCCCCCACACGACGGGGTTGGCGATGGCGTCGAAACTCGGTGGCTGCGGCGGCGAGGACGGGGGTGTCTCGGGAAACCGGCCGCAGGCCGGTGACGCGGTCGCCTGTGCGTACTTCGGCGACGGCGCCACGAGCGAAGGGGATTTCCACGAGGGACTGAACATGGCTGGCGTCTTCGACGTGCCGGCGGTGTTCGTCTGCAACAACAACGGGTGGGCCATCTCGGTGCCGCGCGAGCGCCAGACCGCGAGTCCGACGCTGGCGGGGAAGGCGGCCGCCTACGGCATCGACGGCGTGCAGGTCGACGGGATGGATCCGCTGGCGACCTATCGGGTGATGCGGGCGGCGGTCGAGAAGGCCCGCGATCCGGACGAGCGGCCGCGGCCGACCCTGATCGAGGCGGTGCAGTATCGCTTCGGCGCCCACACCACCGCCGACGACCCGACCGTCTACCGCGACGAGTCGGAGGTTGCGGCGTGGCGGAAGCGAGACCCCATCCCCCGCCTCGAACGCTTCCTGCGCGAGACGGGGCGCCTCGACGACGACCGGATCGACGAAATCGAGGCGGATGTACGGGCACAGGTGGCCGCCGCCATCGAGCGGGCCGAAGCCACCGCACGCCCCGACCCGGAGACGCTGTTCGACGACGTGTACGCCGTCCGGACGGCGGAACTGGACCGGCAGCGGGCGACGATGCGTCGACTGCGCGACCGATACGGCGACGACGCCTTCCTGAGGGATTGA